A window of the Bacillus andreraoultii genome harbors these coding sequences:
- a CDS encoding ABC transporter ATP-binding protein gives MTKDTSNWKNFLSLVRKTKPNIKLFVQAMILSAISAVSSTLVPHYLKSLIDSYTIANGINSNILLGLLGIFIGSAIIGAIGSYMLSVVGLNVVANLRGLIWRKIVKLPIDFYDKNRSADIASRFVNDTSVIYNLVSNSFSQFVNAILMVLFCGFWLFYYDWQLTMIIIVAIPVYLLVFIPLGKVLSKLSKMTQTLTGKLNVRAVETISVIKLVKASTAEEFQIDKGIEDVENLRNVSLKQNKWMVIVNPVINLIMMVIIVTIIGYGGVKLANGSLTPGTFIAFLTLIFYIIGPITNFGLFFTQLQKTIGATERITQLLSEVEEDQSVGKDLTMTTRDLVIKDLNFHYSGDAEAFSLKNINLTIKGGSTNALVGPSGSGKTTIVSLLERYYKPTSGRIYIGNDDIETYSLNSWRNQIGYISQEYSLISGSIRENLIFGLKELPSDEKIIEACKQAYAWEFIKNLTNGLDTNIGERGLNLSGGQRQRIAIARMFLKDPKIIFLDEATSSLDSNSEEIVHAAMKKIIKGRTSIIIAHRLSTVVSADNIIFMENGEVTGQGNHWDLKRSHKLYNQFCEQQFKEQTHKELLQANS, from the coding sequence ATGACTAAAGACACTAGTAATTGGAAGAACTTTTTATCATTAGTAAGAAAAACTAAACCAAATATAAAGTTATTTGTACAAGCAATGATTTTAAGTGCAATAAGTGCAGTTTCATCTACTTTAGTACCACATTATTTAAAGAGTTTAATAGATTCTTATACTATTGCTAATGGTATTAATTCAAATATTCTATTGGGGTTACTAGGAATATTCATAGGTAGCGCAATTATTGGGGCAATTGGTAGTTATATGTTAAGTGTTGTCGGGCTTAATGTTGTAGCAAATCTAAGAGGTTTAATATGGAGGAAGATTGTTAAATTACCAATTGACTTTTATGACAAGAATCGTTCAGCGGATATAGCTAGTAGATTTGTGAATGACACCTCGGTAATCTACAACTTGGTAAGTAACTCATTCTCACAATTTGTTAATGCTATATTAATGGTTTTATTTTGCGGTTTTTGGCTGTTTTATTATGATTGGCAATTGACAATGATAATTATTGTTGCAATACCTGTTTATTTACTCGTTTTTATACCTCTTGGAAAGGTTTTATCTAAGTTATCTAAAATGACACAGACTTTAACAGGAAAATTAAACGTAAGGGCAGTCGAAACAATATCTGTAATTAAATTGGTTAAGGCTTCCACAGCAGAAGAATTTCAAATTGACAAAGGAATCGAGGATGTTGAAAATCTACGGAATGTTAGCTTAAAACAGAATAAATGGATGGTTATAGTAAACCCTGTAATAAATTTGATTATGATGGTTATTATTGTCACTATTATTGGATATGGGGGAGTTAAATTAGCTAATGGAAGTTTGACACCAGGAACATTTATTGCATTTCTAACGCTAATATTTTATATCATAGGGCCTATTACCAATTTTGGGTTATTCTTTACACAATTACAAAAAACTATTGGTGCGACAGAAAGAATTACGCAATTATTATCTGAAGTTGAAGAAGATCAAAGTGTTGGTAAAGATTTAACTATGACAACTAGGGATTTAGTAATAAAAGATTTAAATTTTCATTACAGCGGAGATGCTGAAGCGTTCTCTCTGAAAAATATTAATTTAACTATCAAAGGTGGAAGTACAAATGCACTAGTAGGACCAAGTGGTAGTGGGAAAACAACAATTGTTTCCCTTTTAGAGAGATACTACAAACCAACTAGTGGAAGGATTTATATTGGTAATGATGATATAGAAACTTATTCCTTGAATTCATGGCGTAACCAAATAGGTTATATTTCACAAGAATATAGTTTAATAAGTGGAAGTATAAGAGAAAACCTTATTTTTGGTTTAAAAGAATTACCCAGTGATGAGAAAATAATAGAAGCATGCAAACAGGCCTACGCTTGGGAATTTATAAAGAATTTAACTAATGGTTTAGATACAAACATAGGTGAAAGAGGATTAAATCTATCGGGAGGACAGCGGCAAAGAATAGCCATAGCAAGAATGTTTCTCAAGGATCCAAAAATTATCTTTTTAGATGAAGCGACTTCAAGTCTTGATAGTAATTCAGAAGAAATAGTTCATGCAGCAATGAAAAAAATTATTAAGGGTAGAACTTCTATTATTATAGCTCATAGGTTATCAACTGTTGTAAGTGCTGATAATATTATTTTTATGGAAAACGGAGAAGTGACGGGACAAGGAAATCATTGGGATTTGAAACGAAGTCATAAATTATATAATCAATTTTGTGAACAACAGTTTAAAGAACAAACTCATAAGGAATTATTACAGGCTAACAGTTAG
- the lanKC gene encoding class III lanthionine synthetase LanKC: MEKKLVYFKHMSNDSNYYIEKGSNITSDPYIIDTVPVDFEINVEKNSPWKYYRNTDKKIKEQGWKIHISATMNNAQEILETVSKIVFKHKIDFKHIKDKQTLFNLNSKHGDRTSSGKFIAIYPPTDGKFIQLLNELYEKLKVYENGPYILNDKCWKDSNIYYRYGAFINIYNEKGELCIKNDKEELIPDNRKPYYKVPEFVSDFDKYLDSINNQLDEETNQKFKDYTFQGVLRFNNGGGIYVGVRNSDQRKVVIKEGRPKVGLDGQYKDAIDRLNIEYKALSRLKDVEGVVNILDYFKTWKHVFLVEEFVEGLTLQSWCAVNYPFNIENDKDVYIEKVKRIINSLINTVKLMHSKDVGMGDLQPLNIMITPNLDLKIIDFESAAKIDIEEQGALQTIGFTNDKNKNHKERDWYAVKKILRFCILPIGPISDIEESIKSVHDRWIEEEFGTEVYDYVVGIERLCDKYLSETKEKVDNYIRKTPRRRNIHTVIEGLRNSIEYNLLPNSSLIHGDVRQFEMSGGKLNVFTGGSGAALALARSGNINGQINEWIENVLLRNLDSLEESGLFTGKSGVASTLYELGYKDDAIQIFQELSYTNLRDISLRSGLAGIGISFISLFLEEKWEEYLVLAENISVYIENVIKENNNLSVTDWSAVPIGLIDGWSGVSLFYAALYSVTKKNDYYLKSIEYIERDLENCKVDEETNTLQTFDEDNHRVLPYLSGGSIGIGVAIWYLNYVSDGKLFEEELKQIINLNKVRCTFSGGLFDGVGSFLLIPSIIEESDEKREYHIELVFRKLELFLIHKDNQILFPGNFCYRLADDYYSGSAGIILGLKSIELSNPMYWLPIINTSGFLEKTKFAKEELLLNK; this comes from the coding sequence ATGGAGAAAAAATTAGTTTATTTTAAACATATGAGTAATGATTCCAACTATTATATAGAAAAAGGATCTAATATTACAAGCGACCCATACATAATAGATACTGTACCAGTTGATTTCGAAATAAATGTAGAGAAAAATTCACCATGGAAATATTATCGCAATACAGACAAAAAGATCAAAGAACAGGGATGGAAAATACATATAAGTGCAACGATGAATAATGCCCAGGAGATTTTAGAAACCGTAAGTAAAATAGTTTTTAAACATAAAATAGATTTTAAACATATTAAGGATAAACAAACTTTATTCAATTTAAATTCAAAACATGGAGATAGAACATCTTCTGGAAAATTTATTGCGATATACCCCCCAACAGATGGGAAGTTTATCCAATTGCTTAATGAACTTTATGAGAAATTAAAAGTATATGAAAATGGACCATATATTTTGAATGATAAATGTTGGAAGGATAGTAATATATATTATCGATATGGTGCTTTTATAAATATTTACAATGAAAAAGGAGAGCTTTGTATAAAGAACGATAAAGAGGAGTTAATACCAGATAATAGAAAACCATATTATAAAGTCCCTGAATTCGTTAGTGATTTCGATAAATATTTGGATTCAATAAATAATCAATTAGATGAAGAAACAAATCAAAAGTTTAAGGATTACACATTCCAAGGTGTACTTAGATTTAATAATGGAGGTGGGATATACGTAGGAGTAAGGAACTCAGATCAAAGGAAAGTAGTAATAAAAGAAGGTAGACCAAAAGTAGGGTTAGACGGTCAATATAAAGATGCTATTGATAGGTTAAATATTGAGTATAAAGCATTGAGTAGGCTTAAAGATGTTGAAGGTGTGGTTAATATTCTCGATTATTTCAAAACTTGGAAACATGTATTTCTAGTAGAAGAATTTGTAGAGGGTTTAACTCTACAATCGTGGTGTGCGGTAAACTATCCATTCAACATTGAAAATGATAAAGATGTATATATCGAGAAGGTAAAAAGGATAATCAATAGCTTAATTAATACGGTCAAATTAATGCATAGTAAAGATGTGGGTATGGGGGATCTGCAACCATTAAATATAATGATTACACCTAATTTAGATTTAAAAATCATTGACTTTGAGTCAGCAGCAAAAATTGATATTGAAGAACAGGGTGCTTTACAAACCATTGGTTTTACTAATGATAAAAATAAAAATCATAAGGAACGCGATTGGTATGCAGTCAAGAAAATTTTAAGGTTCTGTATTTTACCTATAGGACCTATATCTGATATTGAAGAAAGTATAAAAAGTGTACATGACAGGTGGATAGAAGAAGAATTCGGAACAGAAGTTTATGATTATGTAGTTGGTATAGAAAGATTATGCGATAAATATTTATCTGAAACTAAAGAGAAGGTAGATAACTATATCAGGAAAACTCCGAGAAGAAGAAATATACATACAGTTATAGAAGGATTAAGAAACAGTATAGAATATAATCTTTTACCCAATAGTTCCTTAATCCATGGAGATGTACGTCAATTTGAAATGTCAGGTGGAAAGTTAAATGTTTTTACGGGTGGTTCTGGAGCTGCTTTAGCCCTTGCTAGGTCGGGAAACATCAATGGGCAAATAAATGAATGGATTGAAAATGTTTTACTTAGAAACCTCGATTCCCTGGAGGAAAGTGGATTATTTACAGGCAAATCAGGTGTTGCTTCGACATTATATGAGCTAGGCTATAAAGATGATGCAATACAAATATTCCAAGAACTATCATATACAAATTTAAGAGATATATCTTTAAGATCGGGTTTAGCAGGGATTGGAATTTCGTTCATAAGTCTATTTTTAGAAGAAAAATGGGAAGAGTATTTGGTTTTAGCTGAAAATATATCTGTTTATATTGAAAATGTTATAAAGGAAAATAATAATTTATCTGTTACAGATTGGTCAGCCGTGCCTATTGGATTAATTGATGGTTGGTCAGGAGTATCATTATTTTATGCAGCTTTATATTCAGTAACTAAGAAAAATGATTATTACTTAAAATCAATAGAGTATATAGAGAGAGATTTAGAGAATTGTAAGGTAGATGAAGAAACTAATACTTTACAAACATTCGATGAGGATAATCATCGTGTATTACCTTATTTATCTGGTGGGTCAATAGGTATAGGAGTTGCTATTTGGTATTTGAATTATGTAAGTGATGGTAAGTTGTTTGAAGAAGAATTAAAACAAATAATTAATCTAAATAAAGTTAGATGCACTTTTAGTGGAGGTCTATTTGACGGGGTTGGTAGCTTTTTATTAATCCCATCAATAATTGAAGAAAGTGATGAAAAAAGAGAATATCATATAGAACTAGTGTTTAGAAAACTCGAATTATTTCTAATTCATAAAGATAATCAAATCTTATTTCCAGGCAATTTTTGTTATCGATTGGCAGACGATTATTACTCTGGAAGTGCAGGGATAATATTGGGATTGAAATCTATTGAGTTGTCAAATCCAATGTATTGGTTACCAATTATAAATACTAGTGGGTTTCTTGAAAAAACTAAATTTGCG